The following coding sequences are from one Pigmentibacter sp. JX0631 window:
- a CDS encoding LptF/LptG family permease, whose amino-acid sequence MIGYHKLDRLLANEIVSLTFVITASLSSIMMMAKIPRYAQVLFSAPDTATTFLMLLLYSFPSIIKFTVPISLLLACSIVTTRMAADRELEAWMASGVSVLRLARMPTILGFLVMLISLFSALFFEPYSNRQFEKFKWVQSRELVEAMIKNSIREKSFINDAFANSDNVNLVMFLNKVSDDKTDFQDVFIGLKTNSYNYYSIVQSKEGELKKKSNEGFPDYIFSLKTGTGYSGKLAEHNLAYYLTKKDEHFKFPQKEFNKNDLIHFPKVTDWTITHFSDMHISLINTFKDKFKIEMNQIENSNQLYPRDYFNKLSQEMDSNLDWDKDIKIIEKLIFIFKQISVPISTIFLPIIGICLGIQDPRRKQFGVYLGVGLVIFALYATISVCQQLSLNFILPPYLMLVATPFILILIIILLLRWRLKHPPSTGFIAFLQEDFRFKRKRL is encoded by the coding sequence ATGATCGGATATCATAAATTAGACAGGTTGCTCGCTAATGAAATAGTGTCTCTGACGTTTGTAATTACGGCAAGCCTCAGTTCTATCATGATGATGGCTAAAATTCCGCGCTATGCTCAGGTGCTGTTTTCTGCACCTGATACTGCAACTACATTTTTAATGTTATTGCTCTATTCTTTTCCCTCTATCATTAAATTTACTGTACCAATTTCATTATTGCTCGCTTGCTCAATAGTAACTACCAGAATGGCAGCTGATAGGGAGTTAGAAGCTTGGATGGCGAGCGGTGTTAGTGTCTTAAGATTAGCTAGAATGCCTACTATTTTGGGTTTTTTAGTAATGTTAATTTCTTTATTTAGTGCTCTTTTTTTTGAACCTTATTCAAACAGACAGTTTGAAAAGTTTAAATGGGTACAATCTAGAGAACTTGTTGAAGCGATGATTAAAAATTCTATTCGAGAAAAAAGTTTTATCAACGACGCTTTTGCAAATTCAGATAATGTTAATTTAGTTATGTTTTTAAATAAAGTTAGTGATGATAAAACAGATTTTCAGGATGTTTTTATTGGACTTAAAACAAATTCTTATAATTACTACTCTATTGTGCAATCAAAAGAGGGAGAATTAAAAAAGAAATCTAACGAAGGATTTCCTGATTATATATTTTCTTTAAAAACTGGGACAGGTTATTCAGGTAAATTAGCTGAACATAATTTAGCATATTATTTAACTAAAAAAGATGAACACTTTAAATTTCCACAAAAAGAATTCAACAAGAATGATCTCATTCATTTTCCTAAAGTTACTGATTGGACTATCACGCATTTTTCTGATATGCACATTTCATTAATTAATACTTTTAAAGATAAGTTTAAAATTGAAATGAATCAAATAGAAAACTCAAATCAATTATATCCTAGGGATTATTTCAATAAATTAAGCCAAGAAATGGACTCAAATTTAGACTGGGATAAAGATATCAAAATAATAGAAAAGCTAATTTTCATATTTAAACAAATTTCAGTTCCTATTTCAACTATATTTCTTCCAATCATTGGGATTTGTTTAGGTATTCAAGATCCCAGAAGAAAACAGTTTGGTGTTTATTTAGGAGTTGGATTGGTAATATTTGCTTTATATGCTACAATTTCTGTTTGCCAACAACTATCTTTAAATTTTATTTTACCTCCTTATTTAATGCTAGTTGCTACGCCTTTTATTTTGATACTTATTATTATTTTATTGTTACGATGGCGTTTAAAGCATCCTCCATCAACAGGTTTTATTGCCTTTCTTCAAGAAGATTTCAGATTTAAAAGAAAGAGACTATAA
- a CDS encoding LptF/LptG family permease, whose translation MRIWWYIATQYLKSILSILIFSLSIYFILTYMEESQHYFDGRTISAKVKFYYYLWQVPTITIQLMPFAVLIGGIVTNWLLAKHGEISALRAAGMSMLRISIPLVSVGLLFTAGQFFLNEFVQPVSSTNFLRVRNVEIEGNKKNDYVFTESKWLKSKGTILYFQRYDESKQELYEVQFFKTDNTNLRQIVHAKSAYFDENIGNWVLRSVIINNFDSHYQLAKIEVKSYYVTNIDFAPPKVLKDTSDSNQLSYWQLKKVIEDAQEAGANVSDRIVDLYLKISLPFANILFVFLTIPFALKKERQEEKYIGIVICIITALVYWFGNLVLKSFAIKGSLNPLLAAWMMNILVLSLSFLLIRKLDKGQ comes from the coding sequence ATGCGAATTTGGTGGTACATCGCTACACAATACTTAAAAAGTATTCTAAGTATATTAATCTTTTCATTATCAATTTATTTTATCTTGACTTATATGGAAGAAAGTCAGCATTATTTTGATGGACGTACTATTTCAGCAAAAGTAAAGTTTTATTATTACTTATGGCAGGTACCTACTATTACTATTCAATTGATGCCATTTGCTGTATTGATTGGGGGAATAGTTACAAATTGGTTACTAGCAAAACATGGAGAAATATCCGCACTAAGAGCTGCAGGTATGTCTATGTTAAGAATTTCTATTCCTTTAGTTTCAGTAGGTTTGTTATTTACAGCAGGCCAGTTTTTTTTAAATGAGTTTGTCCAACCAGTAAGTTCAACAAATTTTTTGCGCGTTAGAAATGTTGAAATTGAAGGCAATAAAAAAAATGACTATGTTTTTACCGAAAGTAAATGGTTGAAGTCTAAAGGAACAATTCTTTATTTTCAGCGCTATGATGAAAGCAAACAAGAATTATATGAAGTTCAATTCTTTAAGACAGATAACACAAATTTGCGGCAAATTGTTCATGCAAAGTCTGCTTATTTTGATGAAAATATTGGGAATTGGGTATTAAGATCTGTTATTATAAATAATTTTGATTCTCATTATCAATTAGCTAAAATTGAAGTCAAATCATATTACGTAACAAACATTGATTTTGCGCCACCTAAGGTATTGAAAGACACGAGTGATTCAAATCAATTAAGTTACTGGCAATTAAAGAAAGTAATTGAAGATGCGCAAGAAGCGGGCGCAAATGTTTCTGATAGAATAGTCGATTTGTATTTAAAAATAAGTTTGCCATTTGCAAATATTTTATTTGTTTTTTTGACTATTCCTTTTGCTTTAAAAAAAGAAAGGCAAGAAGAAAAATATATCGGAATTGTTATTTGTATTATTACTGCATTAGTATATTGGTTTGGTAACTTGGTTTTAAAAAGTTTTGCAATAAAGGGAAGTTTAAATCCTCTTTTAGCTGCTTGGATGATGAATATTTTAGTTTTATCTTTGAGTTTTTTACTCATTAGAAAATTAGACAAAGGACAATAA
- a CDS encoding pentapeptide repeat-containing protein, with the protein MFELDSILKAVAKGKMDVEKARLLIEKNYVLKKTNRNKGDSDSYSNNFDIQKEESQEGLKTAFEKLKKTVNLEELLKISSNLVQQISENMPQIEKIQENISSNFQPIGFSPNIVGLDAKLSVFRALHVSSDSQVKENQVVGSQWFGVDFSDHSEVRNNKFTAVQFSELAVIKTDFCLSTYSLARLSNVTLQEARLENNKFSRTTFSDVSIFESDFTENQLIKSDFSELTIKTSRLTRINFNSVDFSDCEFEDCDIQGIEFENCKFKECLFTKLHLVLSQPIKISGCNCVGKNFQGCQTAEEFLELINSPHIDSRH; encoded by the coding sequence ATGTTTGAACTTGATTCCATCCTTAAAGCTGTGGCTAAAGGAAAAATGGATGTTGAAAAAGCTAGGCTATTGATAGAAAAAAATTATGTATTAAAGAAAACAAATAGAAATAAAGGTGATAGTGATAGTTATTCAAATAATTTTGATATTCAAAAAGAGGAATCTCAAGAGGGATTAAAAACTGCGTTTGAAAAACTTAAAAAAACTGTTAATTTAGAAGAATTACTTAAAATTTCAAGCAATTTAGTTCAACAAATATCGGAAAATATGCCGCAAATTGAAAAAATTCAAGAAAATATTTCTAGTAATTTTCAACCAATAGGATTTTCTCCGAATATTGTTGGTCTTGATGCTAAACTCTCAGTCTTTCGTGCACTTCATGTCAGTTCTGATAGCCAAGTAAAAGAAAATCAAGTTGTTGGTTCGCAGTGGTTTGGTGTTGATTTTTCGGATCATTCCGAAGTTCGGAATAATAAATTCACAGCAGTTCAATTTTCTGAGTTGGCTGTGATAAAAACGGATTTTTGTTTATCAACGTATAGTTTAGCTCGCCTAAGTAATGTTACTCTTCAAGAAGCAAGATTAGAAAACAATAAATTTTCCAGAACTACTTTTTCGGATGTAAGTATTTTTGAGTCAGATTTTACTGAAAATCAATTAATAAAATCTGATTTTTCTGAGTTAACAATTAAAACGAGTCGGCTTACTAGAATAAATTTCAATAGTGTGGATTTTTCTGATTGTGAATTTGAAGATTGTGACATTCAGGGGATAGAATTTGAAAATTGTAAGTTTAAAGAATGCTTATTTACTAAATTACACTTAGTATTATCACAACCTATTAAAATATCAGGCTGCAATTGTGTTGGTAAAAATTTTCAGGGTTGTCAAACGGCAGAAGAATTTTTAGAATTAATAAACTCCCCCCATATCGATTCTCGTCATTAA
- the gap gene encoding type I glyceraldehyde-3-phosphate dehydrogenase — protein sequence MTIKIGINGFGRIGRCVLRALKNEKDIEVCLINDLTNAKTLAHLYKYDSVHGKAEQTVDCQENALIIDGKNIPITAIRNPAEIPWGNHGVDIVLECTGLFTEGDKASAHLKGGAKKVILSAPGKSIDKTIVIGVNDSEYDIQKHHIISNGSCTTNCLAPFTKVIHEKFGIKKGLMTTIHSYTNDQNILDLPHKDLRRARAAAVSMIPTSTGAAKAISEVIPSLAGKLNGFAVRVPTPNVSLVDVTFELEKSVTASEINTALKAASESYLKGILGYSEEPLVSCDYNGCPNSSTIDAEYTTVIGENMVKVLSWYDNEWGFSNRMVQLTRLVATGKY from the coding sequence ATGACTATTAAAATAGGGATCAATGGTTTTGGTCGCATTGGCCGTTGTGTACTAAGAGCATTAAAAAATGAAAAAGATATTGAAGTCTGTTTGATTAATGATTTAACAAATGCTAAAACTCTTGCACACTTATATAAATATGATTCTGTGCATGGAAAAGCGGAACAAACTGTAGATTGTCAAGAAAATGCTTTAATAATAGATGGTAAAAATATACCAATTACTGCAATTCGTAATCCAGCAGAAATTCCATGGGGCAATCATGGTGTAGATATTGTGTTAGAGTGTACTGGACTTTTTACTGAAGGCGATAAAGCATCTGCACACTTAAAAGGTGGAGCAAAAAAAGTTATTTTAAGTGCTCCTGGAAAATCTATTGATAAAACTATTGTGATTGGTGTTAACGATTCTGAGTACGATATACAAAAACATCATATTATAAGCAATGGTTCTTGTACTACAAATTGTTTAGCGCCATTTACAAAAGTAATTCATGAAAAGTTTGGAATTAAAAAAGGTTTAATGACAACTATCCATTCCTATACAAATGATCAAAACATCTTAGATTTACCACACAAAGACTTAAGAAGAGCGCGTGCAGCTGCTGTTAGTATGATTCCAACATCAACTGGAGCAGCTAAAGCTATTTCAGAAGTAATACCATCTTTGGCTGGTAAATTAAATGGATTTGCTGTTCGTGTACCAACTCCTAATGTTTCATTGGTTGATGTTACTTTTGAATTAGAAAAATCTGTTACTGCATCTGAAATTAATACAGCTTTAAAAGCAGCTTCTGAATCATATTTAAAAGGTATTTTAGGTTATTCTGAAGAACCTTTAGTAAGTTGTGACTATAATGGGTGTCCAAACAGTTCTACAATTGATGCTGAATATACAACTGTTATTGGTGAAAATATGGTAAAAGTTCTTTCTTGGTATGATAATGAGTGGGGCTTTAGTAATCGTATGGTTCAATTGACTCGTTTAGTAGCGACTGGAAAATATTAA
- a CDS encoding histidine biosynthesis protein HisIE: MAETKRKKAGAKKSSAKKSAKKVAKKTSVKKKKVAKKPVKKTAAKKKVAKKSAKKAVRKKTAKKVSSKKKTLKRGRPTKSSAKKRGRPTKSSAKKRGRPKKAVVKTPKKRGRPSKLDKLKQSMRRGRPRKSSGDKAHSSNEVMNEQGNI, encoded by the coding sequence ATGGCTGAAACAAAGCGTAAGAAAGCTGGAGCAAAAAAATCGTCTGCAAAGAAGAGTGCAAAGAAGGTTGCAAAAAAAACTTCTGTAAAGAAAAAGAAAGTTGCAAAAAAACCAGTTAAAAAAACAGCTGCAAAAAAGAAAGTAGCTAAAAAGTCAGCAAAAAAAGCTGTAAGAAAAAAAACAGCAAAAAAAGTAAGTTCTAAGAAAAAAACTTTAAAACGTGGTCGTCCAACAAAATCATCAGCAAAGAAACGTGGTCGTCCAACAAAATCATCAGCAAAGAAACGTGGTCGTCCAAAGAAGGCTGTTGTTAAAACTCCAAAGAAACGTGGTCGTCCAAGTAAATTAGATAAATTAAAACAATCCATGAGACGCGGTCGTCCAAGAAAATCTTCTGGAGATAAAGCACATTCATCTAATGAAGTGATGAATGAACAAGGAAATATATAA
- a CDS encoding A/G-specific adenine glycosylase translates to MNKEIYNKHKITTVDLCLFFNMKNFSKDLLDWYNVNKRPFPWRENINVYHTWICEIMSQQTILSVVLPRYKEFIKELPNLKSLAFCEDERLRKLWAGLGYYARARNLRKGAQFIIDEFQGTFPTNYSSWIKVPGCGPYTASVIASICFNEPVACVDGNVVRVVSRLLNLQANVWDKQGQDYIHRYVNQLIPIESPGDFNQAMMDLGATVCKKQNPTCEICPVKHYCQAFNKETVSLCPPVKPRKNSQEENIVAVIFKKISSDEVLLIMREQGFLAKTIGFPLISSNENLKIQISLDAIKKMGFSFTKLTGEFKHSITHHKIVGTAILVNDFNFNSKTEKIFQKQFKFSELQWIPFSQLKHNLSSSLDLKVLKILSSI, encoded by the coding sequence ATGAACAAGGAAATATATAATAAACACAAAATAACAACTGTTGATTTGTGTTTGTTTTTCAATATGAAGAATTTTTCAAAAGATTTATTAGATTGGTACAATGTTAATAAAAGACCATTTCCTTGGCGTGAAAATATTAATGTATATCACACTTGGATTTGTGAGATTATGAGTCAACAAACAATTCTTTCTGTTGTCTTGCCTCGTTATAAAGAATTTATTAAGGAACTACCAAATTTAAAATCGTTAGCCTTTTGTGAAGATGAAAGACTCAGAAAATTATGGGCTGGTTTAGGCTACTATGCTAGAGCCCGTAATTTAAGAAAAGGCGCTCAATTTATTATAGATGAATTTCAAGGTACTTTTCCGACAAATTATTCTTCATGGATTAAGGTTCCAGGCTGTGGACCTTATACTGCTTCCGTTATTGCAAGCATATGTTTTAACGAACCAGTTGCCTGTGTTGATGGAAATGTTGTCAGAGTCGTAAGCCGTTTACTAAATTTACAAGCCAATGTTTGGGATAAACAGGGACAAGATTATATTCATCGTTACGTTAATCAATTGATACCAATAGAAAGTCCTGGTGATTTCAACCAAGCAATGATGGACTTAGGTGCGACTGTTTGTAAAAAACAAAATCCTACCTGTGAAATATGTCCTGTTAAACATTATTGCCAAGCTTTTAATAAAGAAACAGTTTCATTATGTCCACCTGTAAAACCTAGGAAAAATAGTCAAGAAGAAAATATTGTTGCAGTTATTTTTAAAAAAATCTCATCTGATGAGGTTCTCCTTATAATGAGAGAGCAAGGTTTTTTAGCGAAAACTATAGGATTTCCTTTAATAAGTTCCAATGAAAACTTAAAAATACAAATTTCATTGGATGCAATTAAAAAAATGGGTTTTTCTTTTACTAAATTAACTGGAGAATTCAAACATAGTATAACCCACCATAAAATTGTTGGAACAGCTATACTTGTAAATGATTTTAATTTTAATAGTAAAACAGAAAAAATTTTCCAAAAACAGTTTAAATTTTCTGAACTGCAGTGGATACCTTTTTCACAATTAAAGCATAATTTGTCATCTTCTCTTGACCTTAAGGTATTAAAAATCTTATCCTCCATTTAA
- a CDS encoding aldehyde dehydrogenase gives MAIQLNLIPPYINGNFHSTTKTEHIFSVNNPANPSDILATASWSKELVDPVLQGMKTAQKKFRLTSLDERLSYLKKVIGFLKENADEIKSNMMLELARSKVAVEEEWSLCEKLFAALPEFCKQALSVKRDEEGWEWQYAPLGLVLVSSNIALPVYTLLSSVLPALAAGNAVCMRPSSHCLLSGSLLASGFHQASFPPGVVQIVYGDFEVFRRLVLTHQFDTILYTGGEESLEQIRRDTSTQQNARLVLCGGGKNAAYVTETANISAAISKIVYGAFLDAGQRLESTNLVFVDQKIFSEFQDKLVSAVKSMPIGAREDLTRSDIHVMEPLCSSNSWERFLRFQGIAARESDDTLRWGKPIDNNGNGYFVSPGVHFMRSDKVLKSIYASNAFFGPDICLIAIQDRQEMINILDDLGATRCLGVHSQFVEEVYEIRQRSSVPSILWNTSTIELNPLLPSIGRGKAGNSYITGVRFLLSTVYPQVLNLSAPFAAVESDIRSSKKKQNNV, from the coding sequence ATGGCTATACAATTAAATCTGATTCCTCCCTATATTAATGGAAATTTTCATTCAACAACTAAAACAGAACATATTTTTTCTGTAAATAATCCAGCAAATCCTTCAGACATTTTGGCAACAGCAAGTTGGAGCAAAGAACTTGTCGATCCAGTTTTGCAAGGAATGAAAACTGCGCAAAAAAAATTCCGCTTAACTTCACTTGATGAAAGACTTTCCTATTTAAAAAAAGTAATTGGCTTTTTAAAAGAAAATGCGGATGAAATTAAAAGTAACATGATGCTCGAGCTGGCACGTTCAAAGGTTGCGGTTGAAGAAGAGTGGTCCTTGTGTGAAAAATTATTTGCTGCGTTACCTGAATTTTGTAAGCAAGCTTTATCTGTAAAGAGAGATGAAGAAGGTTGGGAGTGGCAATACGCTCCTTTGGGTTTAGTTCTTGTTTCTTCTAATATAGCTTTGCCCGTTTATACGTTACTAAGCAGTGTATTACCAGCTTTAGCTGCAGGGAATGCTGTTTGTATGCGTCCTTCATCACATTGTTTGTTATCGGGTTCTTTGCTTGCAAGTGGGTTTCATCAGGCATCATTTCCCCCTGGAGTTGTGCAAATTGTATATGGTGATTTTGAAGTTTTTCGTCGACTTGTTCTTACACATCAATTTGACACTATTTTATACACTGGCGGGGAAGAAAGTTTGGAACAAATTCGAAGAGATACTTCGACTCAACAAAATGCGCGCTTGGTTTTGTGTGGAGGTGGAAAAAATGCTGCTTACGTAACAGAAACAGCAAACATTTCTGCTGCGATATCTAAAATTGTGTATGGAGCCTTTCTGGATGCGGGGCAAAGATTAGAATCGACAAATTTAGTCTTTGTCGACCAAAAGATATTTTCTGAATTTCAGGACAAATTAGTGAGTGCTGTGAAATCTATGCCAATAGGTGCGCGCGAAGATTTAACCCGTTCAGATATTCATGTAATGGAACCTTTATGTAGTTCAAACTCATGGGAAAGATTTTTAAGGTTCCAGGGCATAGCAGCTAGAGAATCAGATGATACCTTAAGGTGGGGTAAACCAATTGATAATAATGGGAATGGTTATTTTGTCTCACCAGGTGTTCATTTTATGCGTTCGGATAAAGTATTAAAAAGTATTTATGCATCGAACGCTTTTTTTGGCCCTGATATTTGTCTGATTGCAATTCAGGACAGACAAGAGATGATCAATATTTTAGATGATTTAGGGGCTACCCGTTGCTTGGGTGTACATTCTCAATTTGTAGAAGAAGTTTATGAAATTCGTCAACGTTCAAGCGTTCCTTCAATACTTTGGAACACTTCAACTATTGAATTAAATCCTTTGTTACCAAGCATTGGCCGAGGAAAAGCGGGAAATAGTTACATTACTGGAGTACGTTTTTTATTGTCCACTGTTTATCCGCAGGTACTGAATTTATCGGCACCTTTTGCCGCAGTTGAAAGTGACATTCGGAGCAGCAAGAAAAAACAAAATAACGTTTAG
- a CDS encoding Fe-Mn family superoxide dismutase, translating to MAKEIRSFKHLLGKLEGISDPQLEAHFGLYEGYVKKLNEIDEKLEKTDKSLTNYSFGEYAELKRRHCVPYNGTYLHEMYFDNLLSNESPSPQFENLAKASFGSLDNWKADVKATGLAVPGWVVTCVETATGKLKNVQIMEHHIGFPLNHVPVLVMDTWEHAFFLDYKANRGAYIDTFFKNINWSIVNQRVAQAIK from the coding sequence ATGGCTAAAGAAATTCGTAGTTTTAAACATTTATTAGGGAAATTAGAAGGTATTAGCGATCCTCAACTAGAAGCTCATTTTGGTTTGTATGAAGGTTACGTTAAGAAACTAAATGAAATTGATGAAAAATTAGAAAAAACAGACAAATCTTTAACAAATTACAGTTTTGGTGAATATGCTGAATTAAAACGCAGACATTGTGTTCCTTACAATGGTACTTACTTGCATGAAATGTATTTTGATAATTTATTATCAAATGAAAGCCCTTCACCGCAATTTGAAAATTTAGCAAAAGCTTCTTTTGGTAGTCTTGACAATTGGAAAGCTGATGTGAAAGCTACTGGTTTAGCGGTGCCAGGATGGGTTGTGACTTGTGTAGAAACAGCTACTGGGAAATTAAAAAATGTCCAAATTATGGAACATCATATAGGATTTCCATTAAATCATGTGCCGGTTCTTGTTATGGATACTTGGGAACATGCTTTTTTTCTTGATTATAAAGCAAACAGAGGCGCATACATAGACACATTCTTTAAAAATATTAATTGGTCTATAGTCAATCAAAGAGTGGCTCAAGCAATTAAATAA
- a CDS encoding ABC transporter permease yields the protein MKLSILYFKLLFSSTTRNVPALFFTLIFPPLMLLLFANHWENSNPLGAVVIFFNYSVQTVALMLLGMGVSQEKNSDWAKYLRSLPVGLKPMIFGRLLHTLALSSINLVTLATVAIFILGLPLNFSNFGILAFVALLGGIPMALLGMTIGYIANPDSSRSIFTLLNLLLLFGSFSLPNEGVFKYLRELVPTYQWAKISFTYLEQNAFSITPILWLCGLSCFLIFAFQRTYSKNLKSN from the coding sequence GTGAAACTCTCTATTTTATATTTCAAATTATTATTTTCAAGCACAACAAGAAATGTTCCTGCATTGTTTTTCACCCTTATTTTTCCTCCGTTAATGCTTTTATTATTTGCAAATCATTGGGAAAATAGCAACCCACTAGGTGCGGTTGTTATATTTTTTAACTATTCTGTACAAACTGTTGCACTCATGTTGTTAGGAATGGGGGTATCACAAGAAAAAAATTCAGATTGGGCGAAATATTTGCGAAGTTTACCAGTTGGATTAAAACCTATGATATTTGGTCGATTACTACATACATTAGCTCTTTCTAGCATCAATTTAGTTACCTTAGCTACTGTTGCTATTTTTATTTTAGGGTTACCTTTGAATTTTTCTAACTTTGGCATATTAGCTTTTGTTGCTTTATTAGGTGGCATACCAATGGCGTTATTAGGCATGACAATTGGTTATATTGCCAACCCAGATTCATCAAGAAGCATTTTTACTTTATTAAATTTACTTTTATTATTTGGTTCATTTTCTTTACCCAACGAAGGAGTTTTTAAGTACTTAAGAGAACTTGTACCTACATATCAATGGGCAAAAATATCGTTTACTTATTTAGAACAAAATGCTTTTTCAATAACCCCAATTCTTTGGCTCTGCGGATTATCTTGTTTTCTTATCTTTGCATTTCAACGTACATACAGCAAAAATTTAAAAAGCAATTAA
- a CDS encoding ABC transporter ATP-binding protein — protein MTLNSILSINQVYKQYKNKNVIENLNFSIHENEIIALLGVNGAGKTTTIKMMLGQVIPDAGSILLYGKNPIDPQARAHVGLTPQNVDFPEGIYTVELLKFVQAHYESPCSIEQMIDLFQLQSFLKIKATKLSGGQKRRLALALAFIGNPNLVFLDEPTTGLDVESRKILLKTIKNFANNGKSIFLTTHYLEEIEQIATRILLLANGKIIADGSIEDIKKRANFNLSFVTFYCDSVLNLDTFPYISSFEVDNNFYSIKTTNSDNFISDLVTQKVPFKNLQIQKENLESAFIHLSKGN, from the coding sequence ATGACGTTGAATTCTATTTTATCTATCAATCAAGTATACAAACAGTACAAAAATAAAAATGTCATTGAAAATCTTAATTTTTCAATTCATGAAAATGAAATTATAGCTTTACTAGGTGTCAATGGAGCAGGAAAAACAACCACCATTAAAATGATGCTAGGCCAAGTGATACCTGACGCGGGTTCAATACTTTTGTATGGAAAAAATCCTATAGATCCTCAGGCAAGAGCACATGTAGGTTTAACTCCCCAAAATGTTGACTTTCCGGAAGGCATATACACTGTTGAACTTTTAAAATTTGTCCAAGCTCACTATGAATCCCCTTGTTCCATTGAACAAATGATAGATCTTTTCCAATTGCAATCTTTTTTGAAAATAAAGGCAACAAAACTTTCAGGAGGTCAAAAAAGAAGGCTTGCATTAGCTCTAGCTTTTATTGGGAATCCTAACTTAGTCTTTTTGGACGAACCAACGACAGGTTTAGATGTGGAGTCTAGAAAAATATTGTTAAAAACAATCAAAAATTTTGCCAACAATGGCAAATCTATTTTTTTGACTACCCATTACCTTGAAGAAATAGAACAAATAGCGACAAGAATACTTTTATTGGCAAATGGGAAAATAATTGCAGATGGTAGTATAGAAGATATAAAAAAAAGAGCTAATTTTAATCTTTCTTTTGTTACTTTTTACTGTGATTCTGTATTAAATTTAGATACATTTCCTTATATATCTTCCTTTGAAGTTGATAATAATTTTTATTCTATAAAAACAACAAATTCAGACAATTTCATTTCTGATTTAGTCACGCAAAAAGTGCCTTTTAAAAATTTACAAATTCAAAAAGAAAATTTAGAATCCGCCTTTATTCATCTGTCCAAAGGAAATTAA